The Paraburkholderia sp. SOS3 genome includes a region encoding these proteins:
- a CDS encoding ABC transporter permease, whose translation MATPASPVRAPSSAAAAGVAAGASDTLPRRKRRGLTKFMRNRAAVFGAVLVLLVVVMALFAPWLSHYDPVQASFLTVRQPPSAAHWFGTDELGRDVFARLLYGARASLLAGVVSVCIAVVIGLPLGLLAGYFGKLVDGVISRVADALLSIPFLILAIALAAFLGPSLTNAMAAIGISAMPRFVRLTRGQALAVKAEEYVEGARAIGLGHVRIIVRYILPNVLPPIIVQASLTIATAIIAEASLSFLGLGQLPPAPSWGSMLNTAKDFVSQAPWMSVFPGVAIFLAVLGFNLLGDGLRDALDPRES comes from the coding sequence ATGGCTACTCCCGCGTCTCCCGTGCGTGCGCCTTCGTCCGCTGCCGCGGCCGGTGTCGCCGCGGGTGCTTCCGATACGCTACCGCGCCGCAAGCGCCGCGGCCTCACGAAGTTCATGCGCAATCGCGCCGCCGTGTTCGGCGCGGTGCTTGTGCTGCTGGTCGTGGTCATGGCGCTATTCGCGCCGTGGCTGTCGCATTACGACCCGGTGCAGGCGAGCTTCCTCACCGTGCGTCAGCCGCCGTCGGCCGCGCACTGGTTCGGCACCGACGAGCTCGGCCGCGATGTGTTCGCGCGGCTGCTCTATGGCGCGCGTGCGTCGTTGCTTGCCGGCGTTGTTTCGGTGTGTATCGCGGTCGTGATCGGTTTGCCGCTCGGCTTGCTGGCCGGTTACTTCGGCAAGCTCGTCGACGGCGTGATTTCGCGTGTTGCCGATGCGCTGCTGTCGATTCCGTTTCTGATTCTCGCGATCGCGCTCGCCGCGTTTCTCGGCCCGAGCCTCACGAATGCGATGGCGGCGATCGGCATATCGGCGATGCCGCGCTTCGTGCGTCTGACGCGCGGCCAGGCGCTCGCGGTGAAGGCGGAGGAATATGTCGAAGGCGCGCGCGCCATCGGTCTCGGTCACGTGCGGATCATCGTGCGCTATATCCTGCCGAATGTGCTGCCGCCGATCATCGTGCAGGCGAGCCTCACGATCGCCACCGCGATCATCGCCGAAGCGAGCCTGTCGTTTCTCGGGCTCGGGCAATTGCCGCCGGCGCCGTCGTGGGGTTCGATGCTGAACACCGCGAAGGATTTCGTGAGCCAGGCGCCGTGGATGTCCGTCTTTCCCGGCGTCGCGATTTTCCTCGCTGTGCTAGGTTTCAATCTGCTCGGCGATGGTTTGCGCGACGCGCTCGATCCACGCGAATCGTAG
- a CDS encoding MDR family MFS transporter, translating into MAESRNSGRALVIASVMASTAMIAIEMTIVSTAMPQIATQLGGLDLYSWVFSSFLLAQTAMTVVFGKLADLFGRKPVMLVGIAIFLAGSLLAGFAWSMPAMIAFRLIQGIGAGAIQPVAMTIVGDLYPAHERGKVQGYLASVWAVSAVVGPVVGGFIIHALSWAWIFWMNVPIGLAATAGFIAFLHEKPGHRRPSIDIAGAALFTVAVAALMIALTDAGASAGRHALYACAVCAIASVLFVIQERRAAEPMISFALWSRRPIAATNASTLLSGMVLMGVTTFLPIYVQGVLQRSPVVAGMALTVMMVGWPVGATISARLFRRYNLRSILVVGSVFIPAGGVVFALMGVDSAPLTAAFGSLVMGFGMGLSATAALVLIQELVEANQRGSATASNLFSRNLGSTLGATVFGAVFNFGLAHAKQIGAVTPEQLRAALDASAQKLGAAADTGVRVALQQSLHLTFAGVLGVSIALFLLAMLVPSVVIRHKREVTTPVAH; encoded by the coding sequence ATGGCCGAATCGCGCAATTCCGGACGTGCGCTCGTCATTGCATCGGTCATGGCCTCGACGGCCATGATCGCGATCGAAATGACGATCGTCTCCACCGCCATGCCGCAAATCGCGACGCAGTTAGGCGGACTCGATCTCTATAGCTGGGTGTTTTCGTCGTTTCTGCTCGCGCAGACGGCAATGACCGTCGTGTTCGGCAAGCTCGCCGATCTGTTCGGGCGCAAGCCCGTGATGCTCGTCGGCATCGCGATCTTCCTCGCGGGCTCGCTGCTCGCGGGCTTCGCGTGGTCGATGCCGGCCATGATCGCGTTCCGGCTGATCCAGGGCATTGGCGCAGGGGCGATCCAGCCGGTTGCGATGACGATCGTCGGCGACCTCTATCCGGCCCACGAGCGCGGCAAGGTGCAGGGTTATCTGGCGAGCGTCTGGGCGGTCTCGGCCGTGGTCGGACCCGTGGTCGGCGGCTTCATCATCCACGCGCTGTCGTGGGCGTGGATCTTCTGGATGAACGTGCCGATCGGGCTTGCGGCGACGGCGGGCTTTATCGCGTTCCTGCACGAAAAGCCCGGGCATCGGCGGCCGTCGATCGATATTGCCGGTGCGGCGCTGTTCACGGTCGCGGTGGCGGCGCTGATGATCGCGCTCACCGATGCAGGCGCGTCTGCAGGTCGGCATGCGCTCTATGCGTGCGCGGTGTGCGCGATTGCTTCCGTGCTGTTCGTGATCCAGGAGCGGCGCGCCGCCGAGCCGATGATTTCGTTTGCCTTGTGGAGTCGCCGGCCGATCGCCGCGACCAATGCGTCCACGCTGCTCTCGGGCATGGTGCTGATGGGCGTCACAACGTTCCTGCCGATCTACGTGCAAGGCGTGCTGCAGCGCTCGCCGGTGGTGGCCGGCATGGCGCTGACGGTGATGATGGTCGGCTGGCCGGTCGGCGCGACGATTTCGGCGCGGCTGTTTCGCCGTTACAACCTGCGCTCGATTCTGGTGGTCGGCAGCGTGTTCATTCCGGCGGGCGGCGTGGTGTTCGCGCTGATGGGCGTCGATAGCGCGCCGCTCACGGCAGCGTTCGGCTCGCTCGTGATGGGCTTCGGCATGGGCTTGTCGGCCACGGCGGCGCTCGTGCTGATCCAGGAGCTCGTCGAGGCCAACCAGCGCGGCAGCGCGACGGCGTCGAATCTGTTCTCGCGCAATCTGGGCAGCACGCTCGGCGCGACGGTCTTTGGCGCCGTGTTCAACTTCGGGCTGGCGCACGCGAAGCAGATCGGCGCGGTGACGCCCGAACAGCTGCGCGCCGCACTCGATGCATCGGCGCAGAAGCTCGGCGCCGCCGCCGATACAGGCGTGCGGGTCGCCTTGCAGCAGTCGTTGCATCTGACGTTTGCGGGCGTGCTCGGCGTCTCGATTGCGCTGTTCCTGCTTGCGATGCTCGTGCCCTCGGTGGTGATTCGCCACAAGCGGGAGGTGACGACGCCGGTCGCGCATTGA
- a CDS encoding MFS transporter: MSTVAARLERLPLSGFHRKLLMIGGLGYLFDGLDSSSLAFLLPIVSKLWHLSSAQTGLVASSTYIGYFFGAFVCGVTADVIGRRRIMMSALSIYCVASFASGLVGDWHAFFVLRMIAGFGSGAEAVVIAPFLAEFVPRRYRGVFCGALVGFMSFGYLTSSVLGFSIVRNFADGWRYVAMLTAVPVVMLLWWRRSLPESPRWLESRGRLREADEIVTGVEDRFIKRGMTLAPVRQVVLDGPPSPRRSVRGGAWRNIAALWSTRLAGVTAISWAMWFSVAFAYYSFFAWIPSLLVKQGFTITQSFGYSIAIYASQIPGYFSAAFLNERIGRKAVVSSYMLLGALAAVCLALSQAEFEIMAAGMCLSFFMNGAFAGVYAYTPEIFPTAVRTTGVGTSSSFGRIGSVSAPILVGFVYPAFGFAGVFGMTTAVLVVGAAIVFFLGIETRNRSLEDIEKHELAAKPDLDELRGSRRIHG; this comes from the coding sequence ATGTCTACCGTTGCGGCTCGACTCGAACGCTTGCCGTTATCGGGCTTTCATCGAAAGCTGTTGATGATCGGCGGGCTCGGCTATCTGTTCGACGGCCTCGACTCGTCGTCGCTGGCATTTCTGCTGCCGATCGTCAGCAAGCTCTGGCATTTGAGCAGCGCGCAGACCGGGCTTGTCGCGAGCAGCACGTATATCGGCTATTTCTTCGGCGCGTTCGTCTGCGGTGTGACCGCGGACGTGATCGGACGGCGCCGCATCATGATGAGCGCGCTGTCGATCTATTGCGTCGCGTCGTTCGCCAGCGGTCTTGTCGGCGACTGGCACGCGTTCTTCGTGCTGCGGATGATCGCGGGCTTCGGCTCGGGCGCCGAGGCGGTCGTGATCGCGCCGTTTCTCGCCGAATTCGTGCCGCGCCGCTATCGCGGCGTGTTTTGCGGCGCGCTTGTGGGCTTCATGTCGTTCGGCTATCTGACGTCGTCGGTGCTCGGCTTTTCGATCGTCCGCAATTTCGCCGACGGCTGGCGCTATGTCGCGATGCTGACCGCGGTGCCGGTCGTGATGCTGCTGTGGTGGCGGCGCTCGCTGCCCGAGTCGCCGCGCTGGCTCGAAAGCCGCGGGCGCCTGCGCGAAGCCGACGAAATCGTGACGGGCGTCGAAGACCGGTTCATCAAGCGCGGCATGACGCTCGCACCGGTGCGCCAGGTCGTGCTCGATGGGCCGCCGTCGCCGCGGCGCAGCGTGCGCGGCGGCGCCTGGCGCAATATTGCCGCGCTCTGGTCGACGCGGCTCGCGGGCGTGACCGCGATCAGCTGGGCGATGTGGTTCTCCGTCGCATTCGCGTACTACTCGTTTTTCGCGTGGATTCCGAGCCTGCTCGTGAAGCAGGGCTTCACGATTACGCAAAGCTTCGGCTATTCGATTGCGATCTACGCGTCGCAGATTCCCGGCTATTTCTCGGCCGCGTTTCTGAACGAGCGGATCGGGCGGAAGGCGGTGGTGTCGTCGTATATGTTGCTCGGCGCGCTCGCCGCCGTCTGCCTCGCGCTGTCGCAGGCGGAGTTCGAGATCATGGCCGCGGGCATGTGTCTGTCGTTCTTCATGAACGGCGCGTTCGCGGGCGTCTATGCGTACACGCCCGAAATCTTTCCGACGGCAGTGCGCACGACGGGCGTCGGCACGTCGTCGTCGTTCGGGCGCATCGGTTCGGTCAGCGCGCCGATTCTGGTCGGCTTCGTCTATCCGGCGTTCGGCTTTGCCGGCGTGTTCGGCATGACGACGGCGGTGCTCGTGGTCGGCGCGGCGATCGTGTTCTTTCTCGGCATCGAAACGCGCAACCGCTCGCTCGAAGACATCGAAAAGCATGAACTGGCCGCGAAGCCGGACCTCGATGAATTGCGCGGCTCGCGGCGCATTCACGGCTGA
- a CDS encoding ABC transporter ATP-binding protein, with product MSDGERRPVLEVSGFSLKFSRSAAMPNLVDNVSFAVGTGETLCIVGESGCGKSVTSLALMGLLPSPPAQRVAGTARFDGRDLFTLSERELADIRGNRLSMIFQEPMTSLNPAFTVGEQIGESIRRHRGLSRAEAREAALEMLRLVRIPAPETRLDAYPHQLSGGMRQRVMIAMALANRPRLLIADEPTTALDVTIQAQVLSLIRNLQAETGTAMVLITHDLGVVAEVADHVAVMYAGRIVEYGTVADLFDDPQHPYTIGLMGAIPSTGKREGSLATIRGSVPSPEQMPNGCRFAPRCPFAEQRCVDAAPPDQFVTGVHRVACWLAPVEQTAPAAGGQRQGASMRKELA from the coding sequence ATGAGCGATGGCGAGCGCCGACCGGTACTCGAGGTCAGCGGCTTTTCGTTGAAGTTTTCGCGCTCGGCCGCGATGCCGAATCTCGTCGACAACGTGTCGTTTGCGGTCGGCACCGGGGAAACGCTGTGCATCGTCGGCGAATCGGGCTGCGGCAAAAGCGTGACGTCGCTCGCGCTGATGGGGTTGCTGCCGAGCCCGCCCGCGCAACGCGTGGCCGGCACCGCGCGCTTCGACGGCCGGGACCTCTTTACGCTCTCCGAGCGCGAGCTGGCCGATATTCGCGGCAACCGGCTCTCGATGATCTTTCAGGAGCCGATGACGTCGCTGAATCCGGCGTTTACGGTCGGCGAGCAGATCGGCGAAAGCATCCGGCGGCATCGCGGTTTGAGCCGCGCCGAAGCGCGCGAAGCGGCGCTCGAGATGCTGCGGCTCGTGCGTATTCCCGCGCCGGAAACGCGCCTCGATGCGTATCCGCATCAGTTGTCGGGCGGCATGCGCCAGCGCGTGATGATCGCGATGGCGCTCGCGAACCGGCCGCGTCTGTTGATCGCCGATGAGCCGACCACCGCGCTCGACGTGACGATTCAGGCGCAGGTTCTGTCGCTGATCCGCAATCTGCAGGCCGAAACCGGTACCGCGATGGTGCTGATCACGCATGACCTCGGCGTCGTCGCGGAAGTCGCGGACCATGTCGCGGTGATGTACGCGGGTCGTATCGTCGAATACGGCACGGTCGCCGATCTGTTCGACGATCCGCAGCATCCTTACACGATCGGCCTGATGGGCGCGATTCCGTCGACGGGCAAGCGCGAAGGTTCGCTCGCGACGATTCGCGGTTCGGTGCCGTCGCCGGAACAGATGCCGAACGGCTGCCGTTTTGCGCCGCGCTGCCCGTTCGCCGAGCAGCGCTGTGTCGATGCGGCGCCGCCCGACCAGTTCGTTACGGGCGTGCATCGGGTGGCGTGCTGGCTCGCGCCGGTCGAGCAGACCGCTCCTGCCGCGGGCGGGCAACGTCAAGGCGCGTCGATGCGCAAGGAGCTCGCATGA
- a CDS encoding ABC transporter substrate-binding protein → MRRILMAAALALSASAAMAQTSQIRIGLQDDIGTLDPARSVQFVDRIVFASLCNSLVDITPDLKIVPMLATSWTTSADGKTVTFKLRQGVKFQDGEPFNAAAVKANIERDMTLPTSNRKSELASIDHVDAIDANTVAFVLKQPDAALLATLSDRAGMMLSPKTFADAAGVATHPVCSGPYKFVQRVQNDRVVLEKFDGYWDAAKYPIQRITFLPIPDATVRLANLRSGSLDMLERVAPSDVNAVKSDANLKLVTTPGLGYYYVTFNINNGSRSNPVLRDKRVREAFDLSIDRDAINQVIGAGIFTPANQALPRSSPYFDAALPAPHRDVAKAKALLKAAGHEHVDIEFTYPNNTVSSQIVQMLQAMVGEAGFNLKLRPTDYAAQLSAAHSGDFEAMYLGWSGRVDPDGNLHQFNTCAGNLNYGKYCNAEVDKLLDAARVKLTVADRKAQYDAAAKVLADEDPNVYIYIQPWPYVLSKKVQGFTPYPDGLIRLRGVSIKG, encoded by the coding sequence ATGCGTAGAATCTTGATGGCCGCGGCGCTCGCGCTCAGCGCATCCGCCGCGATGGCGCAGACGAGCCAGATCCGGATCGGCCTGCAGGACGACATCGGTACGCTCGACCCTGCGCGCAGCGTGCAGTTCGTCGACCGCATCGTGTTCGCGTCGCTGTGCAATTCGCTCGTCGATATCACGCCGGACCTGAAGATCGTGCCCATGCTCGCGACGTCGTGGACCACGAGTGCCGACGGCAAGACGGTCACGTTCAAACTGCGGCAGGGCGTGAAGTTCCAGGACGGCGAGCCGTTCAACGCGGCGGCCGTGAAGGCGAATATCGAGCGCGACATGACGTTGCCGACGAGCAATCGCAAGAGCGAACTCGCGTCGATCGACCATGTCGATGCGATCGACGCCAATACGGTCGCCTTCGTGCTCAAGCAGCCGGATGCCGCGCTGCTCGCCACGCTGTCGGATCGCGCCGGCATGATGCTGTCGCCGAAGACGTTCGCGGACGCGGCCGGCGTCGCGACGCATCCGGTCTGCTCGGGCCCGTACAAGTTCGTGCAGCGCGTGCAGAACGATCGTGTCGTACTCGAGAAATTCGACGGCTACTGGGATGCTGCGAAGTATCCGATCCAGCGCATCACGTTCCTGCCGATTCCCGATGCGACCGTGCGTCTCGCGAACCTGCGCTCGGGCTCGCTCGATATGCTCGAGCGCGTTGCGCCGTCGGACGTGAATGCAGTCAAGAGCGACGCGAACCTGAAGCTCGTGACCACGCCGGGCCTTGGCTACTATTACGTCACGTTCAACATCAACAACGGCTCGCGCAGCAACCCCGTGCTGCGCGACAAGCGCGTGCGCGAAGCATTCGATCTGTCGATCGATCGCGATGCGATCAACCAGGTGATCGGCGCCGGCATCTTCACGCCGGCGAACCAGGCGCTGCCCAGATCGAGCCCGTACTTCGACGCCGCTCTGCCCGCGCCGCATCGCGACGTCGCGAAGGCGAAGGCGCTGCTGAAGGCGGCCGGCCACGAACATGTCGACATCGAGTTCACGTATCCGAACAACACGGTGTCGAGCCAGATCGTGCAGATGCTGCAGGCGATGGTCGGCGAAGCCGGCTTCAACCTGAAGCTGCGGCCGACCGACTACGCCGCGCAACTGAGCGCAGCGCATAGCGGCGACTTCGAGGCGATGTACCTCGGCTGGTCGGGCCGCGTCGATCCGGACGGCAACCTGCATCAGTTCAATACGTGTGCGGGCAACCTCAACTACGGCAAGTACTGCAATGCGGAAGTGGACAAGCTGCTCGACGCCGCGCGCGTGAAGCTGACCGTCGCGGACCGCAAGGCGCAGTACGACGCGGCTGCGAAGGTGCTGGCCGACGAAGACCCGAACGTCTACATCTACATACAGCCGTGGCCGTATGTGCTGTCGAAGAAAGTGCAGGGCTTCACGCCCTATCCGGACGGGCTGATTCGCTTGCGCGGCGTCAGCATCAAGGGCTAG
- a CDS encoding LysR substrate-binding domain-containing protein has protein sequence MPTLRMLKTFRAVARTGSFAAASEKVALTQAAVSLQMRGLEQALGRQLFARSGRHIVLTRDGQQIWPKVEQILDLLDELDADPADSMIGPLTIGAVVSVIGALSLVVARLKTAHPQLDVRLLSARSDELAALVEAGDVDIAAVVARADATLPDTLKWTTLYSEPLVLVTSSQIADTDPQRILRSHGFLRFDRRVRTGRVVEQALREAGLAVNEYLELNSIETIVALVRENVGVAVLPLLHRGNWRNDPSLRVLSISNPPMLRTVGMIQRASYDRPGITQAIIDTLHG, from the coding sequence ATGCCCACGCTGCGGATGTTGAAAACCTTTCGGGCCGTCGCGCGAACCGGATCGTTCGCTGCCGCCTCGGAAAAAGTCGCGTTGACGCAGGCCGCCGTCAGCCTGCAGATGCGTGGGCTCGAGCAGGCGCTCGGGCGGCAACTGTTCGCGCGCAGCGGGCGGCACATCGTGCTGACGCGCGATGGGCAGCAAATCTGGCCGAAGGTCGAGCAGATTCTCGATCTGCTCGACGAGCTCGACGCGGACCCGGCCGATTCGATGATCGGGCCGCTGACGATCGGCGCGGTGGTGTCGGTGATCGGCGCGCTGTCGCTCGTCGTCGCGCGCCTGAAAACCGCGCATCCGCAGCTCGATGTGCGGCTGCTGTCGGCGCGCTCCGACGAACTCGCGGCGCTCGTCGAAGCGGGCGACGTCGATATCGCGGCCGTGGTGGCACGCGCCGATGCGACGCTGCCCGACACGCTGAAGTGGACCACCCTGTATAGCGAGCCGCTCGTACTGGTCACGAGCAGCCAGATAGCCGACACCGACCCGCAGCGCATTCTGCGCAGTCACGGCTTTCTGCGCTTCGACCGGCGCGTGCGCACCGGGCGTGTCGTCGAGCAGGCGCTGCGCGAGGCGGGGCTTGCCGTCAACGAATATCTCGAACTCAATTCGATCGAGACCATCGTCGCGCTCGTGCGGGAGAACGTCGGCGTCGCGGTGCTGCCGCTGCTGCATCGCGGCAACTGGCGCAACGATCCCTCGCTGCGCGTGCTGTCCATTTCCAATCCGCCGATGCTGCGCACGGTCGGGATGATTCAGCGAGCGTCGTATGACCGGCCGGGCATTACGCAGGCGATCATCGATACGCTGCATGGGTAA
- a CDS encoding ABC transporter ATP-binding protein, producing MTATAIQTLVAASDAAAPAAHAPIIEARALTKHFGGERHLFTRTPVVHAVNDVSFSVGAGETFAIVGESGCGKSTLGRLLLRLIESTQGRVLYRGQDITHLHGAPMRRLRREMQLIFQDPFASLNPGMTVGQIVGEPVALHGLARNGAERRERVAQLLRTVGLQPAYADRYPHEFSGGQRQRIGIARALAGEPKLIVGDEPVSALDVSVQAQVINLLETLKQDLGLTLIMVAHDLAVIRHMSDRVAVMYLGEIVELAHVDALFDTPLHPYTQALLGAIPVSSPHERRARVALTGDLPSPTAPPPGCRFHPRCPHAKPLCSQERPPAETLADGRRVACHFWREIQNAGGGAPLAAPVGTKLAERLAIYRERQAAQAAQAAS from the coding sequence ATGACGGCGACCGCTATCCAGACCCTCGTCGCGGCTTCCGATGCCGCGGCGCCCGCAGCGCACGCGCCGATCATCGAAGCGCGCGCATTGACGAAACACTTCGGCGGCGAGCGCCATCTGTTCACGCGCACGCCCGTCGTCCATGCGGTCAACGATGTGTCGTTTTCGGTCGGCGCGGGCGAGACCTTTGCGATCGTCGGCGAATCGGGGTGCGGCAAGTCGACGCTCGGCCGCCTGCTGCTGCGGCTGATCGAATCGACGCAGGGCCGCGTGCTGTACCGGGGTCAAGACATCACGCATCTGCACGGCGCGCCGATGCGGCGGCTGCGGCGCGAAATGCAGCTGATCTTTCAGGATCCGTTCGCGTCGCTGAACCCGGGCATGACGGTCGGGCAGATCGTCGGCGAGCCGGTCGCGTTGCATGGGCTTGCGCGCAATGGCGCCGAGCGCCGCGAGCGCGTCGCGCAGTTGCTGCGCACGGTCGGGTTGCAGCCGGCCTACGCGGACCGCTATCCGCACGAGTTTTCGGGCGGCCAGCGGCAGCGCATCGGCATTGCGCGCGCGCTGGCCGGCGAACCGAAGCTGATCGTCGGCGACGAGCCCGTGTCGGCGCTCGACGTGTCCGTGCAGGCGCAGGTGATCAATCTGCTCGAAACGCTCAAGCAGGATCTCGGCCTCACGCTGATCATGGTCGCGCACGATCTCGCGGTGATCCGCCATATGAGCGACCGCGTCGCCGTCATGTATCTCGGCGAAATCGTCGAACTTGCGCACGTCGATGCGTTGTTCGACACGCCGCTGCATCCGTACACGCAGGCGCTGCTCGGTGCGATTCCGGTCAGCAGCCCGCACGAGCGCCGCGCGCGCGTCGCCTTGACCGGCGACCTGCCGAGCCCGACCGCGCCGCCGCCCGGTTGCCGTTTCCATCCGCGTTGCCCGCATGCGAAGCCGCTGTGTTCGCAGGAGCGGCCGCCGGCCGAAACGCTCGCCGACGGACGGCGCGTGGCGTGCCATTTCTGGCGCGAGATACAGAACGCGGGCGGCGGGGCGCCTCTCGCCGCGCCTGTCGGCACGAAGCTCGCGGAACGGCTTGCGATCTATCGCGAGCGGCAGGCGGCGCAAGCCGCGCAGGCCGCGTCATAG
- a CDS encoding ABC transporter permease — protein MLRIIANRLLVAVPTLILVSMLIFGLQKLLPGDPVMAMAGEDQDPQLIASLRAKYHLDEPVPTQYVLWVKDVLHGNLGASLRTDVPVTSLIAQKLPVTIQLAVMAMIFAIGIGIPAGVISASSRGGPLDYGANILALSGMSIPNFWLGIMLIFLVSVRWHLLPSSGYVPPGEDFWLSMKTMLMPAFVLGAALGAQLMRHTRSAMLSVLRTDYIRTARAKGLLRLAVVVKHGFRNALIPIVTVLALLFGELLAGAVLTEQVFTIPGFGKLIVDAVFNRDYAVVQGVVLVTALSFIVVNLFADVLYIVLNPRMRRS, from the coding sequence ATGCTCAGGATCATCGCCAATCGCCTGCTCGTCGCGGTGCCGACACTGATTCTCGTGTCGATGCTGATCTTCGGCCTGCAGAAGCTGTTGCCCGGCGACCCGGTGATGGCGATGGCCGGCGAAGATCAGGACCCGCAGCTGATCGCGTCGCTGCGCGCCAAGTATCACCTCGACGAGCCGGTGCCGACGCAGTACGTGCTGTGGGTCAAGGACGTGCTGCACGGCAATCTCGGCGCGTCGCTGCGCACCGACGTGCCGGTCACGTCGCTGATCGCGCAGAAGCTGCCCGTGACGATCCAGCTTGCGGTGATGGCGATGATCTTCGCGATCGGCATCGGCATTCCGGCCGGTGTGATTTCCGCGTCGAGCCGTGGCGGGCCGCTCGATTACGGCGCGAATATTCTTGCGCTGTCGGGCATGTCGATTCCGAATTTCTGGCTCGGCATCATGCTGATTTTTCTCGTGTCGGTGCGCTGGCATTTGCTGCCGTCGTCGGGCTATGTGCCGCCCGGCGAAGACTTCTGGCTCAGCATGAAAACCATGCTGATGCCCGCTTTCGTGCTCGGCGCCGCGCTCGGCGCGCAACTGATGCGGCATACGCGCAGCGCGATGCTGTCCGTGCTGCGCACCGATTACATCCGCACCGCGCGTGCGAAGGGGCTGTTGCGTCTGGCCGTCGTCGTCAAGCATGGCTTTCGCAATGCGCTGATTCCGATCGTCACCGTGCTCGCGCTGCTGTTCGGCGAACTGCTCGCGGGCGCCGTGCTGACCGAGCAGGTGTTTACGATTCCGGGCTTCGGCAAGCTGATTGTCGATGCCGTGTTCAATCGCGACTATGCGGTCGTGCAAGGTGTCGTGCTCGTCACCGCGCTGTCGTTTATCGTCGTGAACCTGTTTGCCGATGTGCTTTATATCGTGCTCAATCCTCGTATGAGGCGCAGCTGA
- a CDS encoding GAF domain-containing protein → MQPDSRPLDLDDVARLARAMRTARQPDAMFREIYAVACETLGCRLFTIMSFDAGRYEVERLYTNMPTVYPLGGRKKKRGSAWAEHTLQNLLPFRATDAAGIRAAFDDHAVITGMGLGSILNIPVAYDGRCIGTMNLTHVEGWYTQAHEEAGLVIASFLAAPLALYQCCAKPKTAQPARAGCA, encoded by the coding sequence ATGCAACCTGACTCCCGCCCGCTCGATCTGGATGACGTTGCGCGGCTCGCGCGCGCAATGCGCACCGCGCGCCAGCCCGACGCGATGTTTCGCGAGATCTACGCGGTTGCGTGCGAAACGCTCGGCTGCAGGCTTTTCACGATCATGTCGTTCGATGCAGGGCGTTACGAGGTCGAGCGGCTGTACACGAATATGCCGACCGTGTATCCGCTGGGGGGCCGCAAGAAGAAGCGCGGCAGCGCGTGGGCCGAGCACACGCTGCAAAACCTGCTGCCATTTCGCGCGACCGATGCGGCCGGCATTCGCGCCGCATTCGACGACCATGCGGTGATCACCGGCATGGGGCTCGGCTCGATCCTGAATATTCCGGTTGCGTATGACGGGCGGTGTATCGGAACGATGAACCTGACGCACGTCGAAGGCTGGTACACGCAGGCGCACGAGGAAGCGGGGCTCGTGATCGCGTCGTTTCTTGCCGCGCCGCTCGCGCTCTATCAGTGCTGCGCGAAACCGAAAACGGCGCAGCCGGCCAGAGCCGGCTGCGCGTGA